DNA from Candidatus Effluviviaceae Genus V sp.:
CTCTGCTACTTCCGCACGCTCGACGGCAAGGACACGATGTGCGCCGGGACCTGCGTGTCCGGGGCGCGCACCTTCGAGGATATCAGCGACATCGAAGCCCAGCGCGGTCGTCCGATGCGCGGCGGTCGTACGGTCGAGAAGACGGTGAGACGGCGGAGGTAGACGTCCCGAGAAGCGACCGGACCGCGGCCTGACGGAACCGGAACGAGAGAGGGAACAGGATGGCATCGACACTCGGCATGGTTGTGAACTTCCTGATCTTCCCGGGGCTGGTGTTCACGGCCATCATCGGCCTTTTGACCACCTGGGTCGACAGGAAGGTCTCCGCCCGTGTGCAGTGGAGGGTGGGCCCTCCCTGGTATCAGCCCTTCGCCGACATGCTCAAGCTGATCGGGAAGGAGATCGTCATCCCCGAGGGCGCCAGGGCCACCGGGTTCCTGCTGGCGCCGCTGGCGGGCCTCGCGGCGGTGACGCTCGTATCGACGATGCTCTGGATGGCCAATCTCTACGGCACGAACTTCCTCGGCGACCTCATCGTCGTCATCTACCTCCTGACCATCCCCTCGCTCGGCATGATCATCGGCGCGTCGGCCTCGTCAAATCCGCTGGCCAGCGTCGGAGCGAGTCGGGAGATGAAGCTGATCCTGGCCTACGAGCTCCCGTTCGTCATAGCCATCTTCACGGCCGTGACGCACGTCGACCCGATGACGCTCCGTCTGGAGGGCATCGTCGCATCCCAGCAGGCATCGGGATCGGTCATCGCCAGCGCGTCGGGGATCATCGCTTTCATCGTTGCGATCCTCTGCGCCCAGGCGAAGCTGACCTACCCGCCGTTCGACATCCCCGAGGCCGAGACCGAGCTGATGGACGGCACGCACATGGAGTACTCGGGCGCAGCGCTCGCCGTCGTCAAACTGACGCAGGCGATGATGCTCTTCACGCTGCCCGTCCTCTTCATCACGATCTTCTGGGGCGGCGTCGACGTCACGGGGTGGGGTCTTCTCTGGACGATCCTCAAGTACGTCCTGATCGTGACGATCATCGTTCTCATCAAGAACACGAACCCGCGAGTGCGGATCGATCAGGCGGTCCGCTTCTTCTGGGGGCCGGTGACGGTCCTCGCGATCATCGGGATGATCCTGGCGCTTGTGGGGCTCTAGAACCTTCGACGGAGTGACGAGATGGGCGCAACGAAGTGGGGTCTGAAGAAATCGCTGTGGGTGTTCCACCTGAACGCAGGGGCCTGCAACAACTGCGACATTGAGGTCCTCGACTGCCTCTGCCCCAAGTTCGACGTGGAGCGCTTCGGCATCAAGCTGGTCGGGAGCGTCAAGCACGCGGACGTCCTTCTCGTATCGGGGATCGTCACCCGGAAGATCGCCCCGCAGGTCGTCGAGACCTACGAGCAGGCGCCGAAACCGGTCGTGGTCGTGGCGCTGGGCGCCTGCGGCTGCACCGGCGGCATCTTCAAGGACGGCAACAACTTCGCCGGCCCTGTCGACAAGCTGATACCGGTCGACGCCTACATCCCGGGCTGTCCGCCGAGGCCCGAGGCGATCATCGACGGCATCGTCAAGGTGTTGGGAACGCTGTAGAGAAACGACCGGGCGGGGGTCCGTCCGGATGAGCACCTTCCTTCGGGAGCATGAGATGAGCAAGCGCGTGATCGAGAACCTCAGGACGCAGTTCGGCGACCGGGTCGACGTCTACGAGCGCTCGGACCGCCGGTACTACGTCACGGTCTCGAACGAGGACTGGATACCGGTCACACGGCACATGTATGAAGAGGAGAGTGGGAGGTTGACGACGGCGTCGGGCTCGGACAAGCCGACGGGGGTGGAGCTCCTCTATCACTTTGCGATAGACCGGGACGGCTCGGTGGTGAACATCAGAACGCTCCTCTCGAAGCCGTTCCCCAAGATCGAGTCTCTCACCCCGTACTATCCCGCCGCCGACTTCATCGAGCGGGAGATATTCGATTTTCTCGGGGTCGAGTTCGTCGGGCATCCCGATCCGAGGAAGATCCTCTCCTCGCACGATCGGCCCGCCGACTTCCATCCGATGAGGAGAGACGAACAGTGAGCACAATCATACCGATCGGACCGTTTCACCCCGTGCTCGAGGAGCCGGAGTACATCACGCTGAACGTCGAGGGCGAGACCGTCGTCGGTGCCGACATCGATCTCGGTCGTGTCCATCGCGGGATGGAGCTTCTCGCGCAGGAGAAGACGTACGACCAGGACTGCTTCCTCGTGGAGCGCATCTGCGGCATCTGTTCCGCGTCGCACAGCTGGGCGACCTCCCTCGCCGTCGAGGACATCGCCGGCGTCGAGGTGCCCGACCGCGCCCGGTACCTCCGGACCATCGTTCACGAGCTCGAGCGGCTCCACAGCCACATGCTGTGGGTGGGTCTGGGAGGCCACATCATCGGCTACTGGACCGTCTACATGTGGGGCTGGAAGTACCGCGAGCCCATTCTCGACTGCCTCGAGGCCATCACGGGCAACCGGAACCACTACGCGTGGTACCGGCCGGGCGGCGTGCGCAGGGACGTGGCGGATGAGGTCTGGCCGATGGTGCTGAAGGCGATGGACGAGTTCGACGCGCAGGTCGACCTCCTGACGAACGCCATCCTCGACGACCCGGTCATCCTCGGGCGCCTGAAGGGCGTCGGCATCCTCACGAAGGAGGACGCCATTGCCTACGGAACCCTCGGGCCGACCGCCAGAGGCTCGGCCTTCGATGTGGACATCCGACGAGACGAGCCGTACGGCGCGTACTCCGAGGTCGACTGGGACGTCATCGTGCAGGACGGATGCGACTGTCTGGCGGTCGCCGTGGTCAGGCTGCTGGAGATGAAGGAAGCCGTCAAGATCATCAAGCAGTGCATCAACAAGCTCCCCGACGGTCCGATCGCGGCCGAGGTCCGAGAGGTCCCGAGGGGTGAGGGGATCGGCCACGTCGAGGCGCCGAGGGGCGAGTGCTTCCACTACATCCGTTCGAACGGTACCAACATGCCCGAGCGCCACAAGATGAGAGCTCCGACCTTCAACAACATCCCGTCGTTCCGTCCGAGAGTGAAGGGCGAGACGATCTCGGACGCGGTGCTCATCTTCGCCATCATCGACCCGTGCTACAGCTGTACGGAGCGGATGGCGGTCATGGACTCGCACGGCGAGCGGCTCCTGGACTACAAGGAGCTTCTCAGGCTCAGCCACCAGAAGACGGAAGAGATCCGGAAGCATCTCTAGAGGTCCGGGGGAAGCTCAATGCCACAGATTCTCTATCCCATCGTTGTGCCGGCGATCGCGGGAGGACTCTGCTTCCTCATCCCGAGACGCGTTCGGGTCGTCAGGGAGGCGATCGCGCTCGGAGCCCTGACGTGGGCCTTCGTCGAGGCCGTCCAGCTCTTCGGGGCCGGTGACATCGCCTACACGAAGGACTGGGTCACGCTCGGGAGCCTGACGGTCCAGTTCGACCTGCTCCTGAACCAGTTCAGCTCCTTCGTCATCCTCTTCATAGGGCTCTTCGGGCTCGGCGTGGGTCTCTACTCGATCGGCTGGATGAACTGGAAGAGCGACGAGATCGACGGCAGGCGCTTCTACGCGCTCCTCCTGTGGGCTGTGGCGGCGAGCGTGGGGGCGGCTCTCTCGAACAGCCTCCTTATATTGCTCATGTTCTGGGAGGCGCTGACCGCGGTCCTCTTCATGCTCGTCAACCTCGGCAAGGACAAGGACGAAGCGTCGGAGGGCGCGGGCAAGAGCTTCGTGCTGCTGGGCCTCTCGGATGCGGCGCTCTTCATAGGCGTCGCTTACATCTGGGCGCGATACGGTACGCTCTCGATGAACGAGCTCTCGATCTTCGTCGGCGACGCTCCGACCATCACCATCTACCTGCTCATGATGGTCGGCGCCATCACGAAGGCCGGCGCGATGCCGTTCCACACCTGGGTCCCGGCGATCGCCAAGGGCGCGCCGACCCCGGTGATGGCCATCCTGCCGGCGTCGATCGACAAGCTCCTCGGCATCTACCTGCTGGCGCGGCTCTCGCTCCACATTTTCTCGATCGGGCCCTCGATGTCGCTCGTTCTCATGATCATCGGAGCGGTCACCATCATCGGGGCCGTGATGATGGCGCTCGTCCAGCACGACCTGAAGGTGCTGCTCTCGTATCACGCGGTCAGCCAGGTCGGGTACATGGTGCTCGGCATCGGGACGGGCATTCCGATCGCCATCGCGGGCGGGCTCTTCCATATGCTCAACAACGCCATCTACAAGACCTGCCTCTTCCTGGGCGCCGGGTCGCTCGAGAAGCAGGCCGGGACGACGGAGATCGCCAAGCTCGGAGGCCTGGCGCGCGCGATGCCGATCACGTTCTTCGCGACCATGGTCTCAGCGCTCGCGATTTCGGGCATTCCGCCGATGAACGGGTTCGTCTCGAAATGGATGGTCTACACGGGGCTCGTCGAGCTCGGATCGAGGGGATTCCAGGGTTACTGGATCTTCCTGATCGCCGCGCTCTTCGGGAGCGCGCTGACCCTGGCCTCGTTCGTCAAGGTGCTCTACTCCGGCTTCCTCGGGCAGCGCCCGAGCAACCTGTCGTCGGTCAGGGAGGCGAACGCCTTCATGACCATCCCGATGGTCGTTCTCGCGCTCCTCTCGATCATCTTCGGCGTCTTCGCCGTCTACCCGATCAGCACCTACATCAACCCGATCGTCCACAACGTGGTCGGCGCGAGGGCCTCGGGGCAGGTCGACATCGGCCTCGGGTTCTGGGAGCCCACGACGGCGACAGGGCTCATCCTGCTCGGCCTCGTGATCGGCTTCCTCATCTATCTCGCCGGGCGCTTCACGAAGCGGCGCACGGGGCATGTCTTCATCGGGGGCACGACCCCGCCCGCCAACATGGACTCGATGCACGTCGCGGGCACGGGGTTCTACAATACGATCAAGGAGAACGCTGGACTCAGGGGCTTCTTCGCGAACGCGGAGCAGCGGGTGTTCGACGTCTACGAGGTCGGCGGACGGATCGGCAACGTCTTCGTTCAGGGACTCCGGTTCATCCACAACGGCATTCTGTCGACGTACCTCGCGTGGGCCGTCATCGGCCTCGGCGCGCTCGTGTTCGCGCTTCTGAGCATGCTCTTGAGAGAACTGGTCACCGGGCGCTAGGGCCCGCGCCGCGTAGAGGCGCTGTCGGACGGAGTCGACCGGCGGCGCGCACGGGTCCGACAGGACTTGCGCCGGACAGGCGAGAGAGGGATCCATGGAGAGCATCACACCACCGCTGTACGCGCTCCTCGTGTTCATGATCGTCGGCTCGATCATCGCGATCGAGACGAGGAACCTGTTGTCGGCGGTCATCTCGGTCAGCGCCGTCGGTTTCGCTCTGTCGGTCGCGTTCCTGTTCCTCGGGGCGCCCGACATCGCGATCACGCAGCTTGTCGTCGAGGTTCTCGTGCTGATCATCCTGATCCGAGGCACGATCCTGATCGACAACACGGCGATCGAGACACACCGCGACACACTGGCAGTCGTATCGTCGCTCATCTTCTTCGGCCTGCTGCTCGGTTTCGGGGCGATGATCTTCGCGTCCGAGGGGTTCCCGGCGTTCGGCGAGCCGCTGATGCGCGTATCGAAGGTCTACGTTCAGACCGGCCTTCCCGCGACCTACGCCGCGAACATCGTGACGTCGGTCATCCTGGACTTCAGGGCGTACGACACGATCGGTGAGGCGACGGTGCTCTTCACGTCGATCATCGGCGCGCTGGCGCTTCTGAGGCGCGACGGGAAGGTCACAAGGAGGGAGGTGGCGACGGCATGAAGGGGATGACCCTGATCGTCCGGACCATCACTGACTTCGTGGTCGGGTTCATTGTCGTCTTCGGGACGTACATCGTCCTCTACGGCCACCTGACGCCCGGCGGCGGCTTCGCGGGCGGCGTCATCATCGCGTGCGGCTTCATCCTCCTGATGCTGGCGCACGGCAAGGAGGTCGCGTTCTCGAAGCTCGGTGAGCACACGGCGCACTTCCTGGACTCGGCGGGAGCTCTGGTCTTCCTGCTTCTCGGCTGGGTCGGCATGACGGCGGGCTACTTCTTCATGAACACGCTGCCCAGAGGCGAGGCGTTCCGGCTCTTCTCTTCCGGCATGATCCTCCCGGCCAACATCGCCATCGCCTTCAAGGTGGGGAGCTCGCTCTTCCTGGCCTTCTCGGCGCTCGCCATCTTCAGGCGTCGTTCCTTCAGGGCTGTGATCGAGGAGGAACTGACATGATGGTCTACTTCCTGTGCCTGGTGCTCATGACGATGGGGCTCTACTGCCTCGTCGCCAAAAAGAACATCGTCAAGAAGGTCCTCGGCATCGTCATCATGGACTACGCCGTGAACCTCTACATCATCGTCGTCGGGTACAAGACGGGCGGGGTGGCGCCGGTGGTGGAGCCCGGCATGAGCGAGGGCGTGCTCGAGCGGTTCGTCGACCCGCTTCCCCAGGCGCTCGTTCTCACATCGATCGTCATCGGGCTCGGCGTTCTGGCCCTCATGGTCTCGATGTGCGTGCGGCTCTACGAGAAGCACGGCACGTTTGACATGTCCGCGATCAGCAAGCTGAGGGGATAACCGATGAACCTGGTGCCACTGTTTGTTGCGATCCCGCTCGGCATGGCCTTCCTCATCCCCCTTCTCGGGAGATGGTGGAAGACGAGCGGCGAGGTTCTGGCCACGGGCGGGACCGCGCTCCTCGGAATCATGTCGATCATGTCGATCGGGGCCCCCGCGGTCGTCCACCACATGGGAGGCTGGGCGCCGCCCGTCGGTATCGCGATGGTGTCGGACGGACTCTCCGTCCTGCTTCTCATCGCGATCAACGTGGTCGGCTTCCTGGCCGTGCTCTTCTCCCTGAAGTACATGAAGGCCTACACGGGGCTTCCCAAGTACTACTCGCTCTTCATGCTGATGGTGGCGGGGATGAACGGGGTGGTGCTCTCCGGGGACCTCTTCAACCTCTTCGTCTTCCTGGAGATCGCCTCGATCGCGTCGTACGCTCTCGTCGCGTTCGGCACCGACGCCGACGAGCTCGAGGCGGGATTCAAGTATCTCATCCTCGGCAGCGTGGCATCCGTCATGATTCTCTTTGCGGTCGGCACGGTCTACGCCGTGACGGGCTCGCTCAACATGGCCGACGTAGCGCGTGAGATCTCGCTCCGGTTCGGACGTGAGATGAACCCGGCGCTCCTTCTGGCCGCCGCGATGTTCATGATGGGCTTCTCGCTGAAGGCCGCCCTCGTGCCGTTCCACGCGTGGCTGCCCGACGCGCACCCGTCGGCCCCCGCGCCGATCTCGGCCATGCTCTCGGGCGTCGTGATCAAGAGCCTCGGCGTCTACGCGATGTGTCGCGTCTTCTTCCACGTCTTCGGGTTCTCGCCCGACCTGCCGGGCTCGCTCATCATCGCGAACGGGATGATCGCCTTCTCGGTGCTCTCGATCGTGGTCGGCGGTCTGCTCGCGATCGGACAGTGGGACTTCAAGCGGCTTCTGGCCTACAGCTCCATCGGACAGATCGGCTACGTGACCCTCGGACTGGGTGTCGGGGCCCGGGTGCTGGCGACCGGCGGCATGAGGTCGCTGGCCGCGCTCGCCATCCTCGGCGGACTCTTCCATCTCATCAACCACGCGGCGTTCAAGTCGCTCCTGTTCCTCTCGTCGGGCGCCATCCAGCACGCCACCGGCACGAGGGACATGAAACAGCTCGGCGGCGTCCGCGAGAAGATGCCGATCACGGGAGCCACGACCAACCTGGCC
Protein-coding regions in this window:
- a CDS encoding DUF4040 domain-containing protein, with product MESITPPLYALLVFMIVGSIIAIETRNLLSAVISVSAVGFALSVAFLFLGAPDIAITQLVVEVLVLIILIRGTILIDNTAIETHRDTLAVVSSLIFFGLLLGFGAMIFASEGFPAFGEPLMRVSKVYVQTGLPATYAANIVTSVILDFRAYDTIGEATVLFTSIIGALALLRRDGKVTRREVATA
- a CDS encoding cation:proton antiporter (subunit C of antiporter complex involved in resistance to high concentrations of Na+, K+, Li+ and/or alkali), whose amino-acid sequence is MVYFLCLVLMTMGLYCLVAKKNIVKKVLGIVIMDYAVNLYIIVVGYKTGGVAPVVEPGMSEGVLERFVDPLPQALVLTSIVIGLGVLALMVSMCVRLYEKHGTFDMSAISKLRG
- a CDS encoding NADH/ubiquinone/plastoquinone (complex I), which encodes MNLVPLFVAIPLGMAFLIPLLGRWWKTSGEVLATGGTALLGIMSIMSIGAPAVVHHMGGWAPPVGIAMVSDGLSVLLLIAINVVGFLAVLFSLKYMKAYTGLPKYYSLFMLMVAGMNGVVLSGDLFNLFVFLEIASIASYALVAFGTDADELEAGFKYLILGSVASVMILFAVGTVYAVTGSLNMADVAREISLRFGREMNPALLLAAAMFMMGFSLKAALVPFHAWLPDAHPSAPAPISAMLSGVVIKSLGVYAMCRVFFHVFGFSPDLPGSLIIANGMIAFSVLSIVVGGLLAIGQWDFKRLLAYSSIGQIGYVTLGLGVGARVLATGGMRSLAALAILGGLFHLINHAAFKSLLFLSSGAIQHATGTRDMKQLGGVREKMPITGATTNLAALSIAGVPPFSGFWSKLVILVATLQAGHYAVGGIAIAMAFVTLAYYVKVQREVIFGGIKSAVEKAREVPAVMYVPLVVLAVVCVGFGLLYPVVGYRILEPARDALLNGAEYIKLVLG
- a CDS encoding NADH:ubiquinone oxidoreductase; its protein translation is MSTIIPIGPFHPVLEEPEYITLNVEGETVVGADIDLGRVHRGMELLAQEKTYDQDCFLVERICGICSASHSWATSLAVEDIAGVEVPDRARYLRTIVHELERLHSHMLWVGLGGHIIGYWTVYMWGWKYREPILDCLEAITGNRNHYAWYRPGGVRRDVADEVWPMVLKAMDEFDAQVDLLTNAILDDPVILGRLKGVGILTKEDAIAYGTLGPTARGSAFDVDIRRDEPYGAYSEVDWDVIVQDGCDCLAVAVVRLLEMKEAVKIIKQCINKLPDGPIAAEVREVPRGEGIGHVEAPRGECFHYIRSNGTNMPERHKMRAPTFNNIPSFRPRVKGETISDAVLIFAIIDPCYSCTERMAVMDSHGERLLDYKELLRLSHQKTEEIRKHL
- the nuoB gene encoding NADH-quinone oxidoreductase subunit NuoB, with the protein product MGATKWGLKKSLWVFHLNAGACNNCDIEVLDCLCPKFDVERFGIKLVGSVKHADVLLVSGIVTRKIAPQVVETYEQAPKPVVVVALGACGCTGGIFKDGNNFAGPVDKLIPVDAYIPGCPPRPEAIIDGIVKVLGTL